The proteins below come from a single Sorghum bicolor cultivar BTx623 chromosome 4, Sorghum_bicolor_NCBIv3, whole genome shotgun sequence genomic window:
- the LOC8085217 gene encoding AUGMIN subunit 4, with protein MSKAAAASLPPPPPEVAHLVEQLQRHHLAPDASLLSNSAHSDLLQAREEVAAERALYLEALAVYAEAVAMVEEYHAAGGPGAGKKLNCSPQVYESLEHRLAVAEAAQRLRLPLLSQDGEVHEQEIEKLSTFSRSSFDSTLTSATPSSSSISTSYNNYSSTASAVTVAAAHGSGSSDAVEPGVGGVPDRFLGITSDYLYQVQQEQPAMSVDMVDYQRTLAREIEARLEAKCDALADLFAMDERDSSSISQISSARLPERVKLIIEEIEKEEAHLLEDLASMDRKFAEHYNVLEQILAVLIQFVKDKKLEHQHQFDDLKKTWLIKRCRTMNAKLSYLEHHLLRDTYTKDTVPALHRIRKYLVEATKEASNSYNEAVSRLREYQGVDPHFDVIARQYHEIVKKLEGMQWTIHQVEMDLKPHHDHAAV; from the exons ATGTCGAAGGCCGCGGCAGCGtccctcccgccgccgccgccggaggtgGCGCACCTGGTGGAGCAGCTCCAGCGCCACCACCTCGCCCCGGACGCGTCCCTCCTCTCCAACTCCGCGCACTCCGACCTCCTCCAG GCGCGCGAGGAGGTCGCGGCGGAGCGCGCGCTCTATCTCGAGGCGCTG GCGGTGTACGCGGAGGCGGTGGCCATGGTGGAGGAGTACCATGCGGCTGGCGGCCCCGGTGCTGGCAAGAAGCTCAACTGCTCCCCGCAG GTGTACGAGTCTTTGGAGCACCGGTTGGCCGTGGCGGAGGCAGCGCAGAGGCTGAGGCTCCCACTGCTCTCTCAGGATGGGGAGGTCCATGAGCAGGAGATCGAAAAGCTGAGCACCTTTTCAAGGAGTTCATTCGATAGCACCCTCACAAGCGCGACACCCAGCTCAAGTTCAATCTCGACAAGTTACAACAATTATAGCAGCACTGCTAGTGCGGTGACTGTTGCTGCTGCACATGGAAGTGGTAGTTCAGATGCAGTTGAACCTGGAGTTGGTGGTGTTCCTGACCGTTTTCTTGGGATCACGTCTGATTATCTCTATCAAGTGCAACAAGAACAGCCAGCCATGTCTGTG GACATGGTTGATTATCAGAGAACTTTGGCTAGGGAGATTGAAGCCCGGTTAGAAGCCAAGTGTGATGCTTTGGCTGATCTATTTGCTATGGATGAAAGGG ATTCGTCATCCATCAGCCAAATTTCAAGTGCTAGGCTTCCAGAAAG GGTAAAGTTAATCATCGAAGAGATAGAAAAGGAAGAGGCACATCTACTGGAGGACCTTGCTTCAATGGATAGAAAATTTGCTGAACATTATAAT GTCCTGGAGCAAATTCTTGCCGTGCTTATACAGTTTGTTAAAGACAAGAAATTGGAGCATCAGCACCAATTT GATGATCTGAAGAAGACCTGGCTTATCAAAAGGTGTCGGACGATGAATGCTAAACTAAG CTATCTAGAACATCATCTATTGCGTGACACTTACACAAAGGACACAGTACCAGCACTGCACAGGATCAG GAAATATCTTGTAGAGGCCACAAAAGAAGCATCCAATTCCTACAATGAAGCA GTTTCGCGGTTGCGTGAGTATCAGGGTGTTGATCCACATTTCGACGTGATTGCAAGGCAGTACCATGAAATTGTAAAG AAACTGGAGGGCATGCAGTGGACAATTCACCAGGTGGAGATGGACCTGAAACCTCACCATGATCACGCAGCTGTTTAA